In Deltaproteobacteria bacterium, a single genomic region encodes these proteins:
- a CDS encoding PIG-L family deacetylase — protein MRVVVFAAHPDDEVLGCGGTIARHSACGDDVFVVIAAEGMMARAKGNAGDHFEGQKRTLWESARRAATVLGVKEVVHFGFPDNRMDGVELLEIIRKVEESLAAYNPDIVYTHYHGDLNIDHSILSKAVVTATRPLPHKLITEIYAFEVPSSTEWAFGLDHAGFRPNHFVGIESSLQRKIDAMAFYSTEIRPFPHPRSPEAIRALAMRRGGQAGLKAAEAFMLLRRVLPEKEERISSDEVDNDYSQKSGTP, from the coding sequence ATGAGAGTTGTAGTTTTTGCGGCACATCCTGACGATGAGGTTCTGGGGTGCGGAGGAACCATTGCCAGACACAGTGCCTGCGGAGACGATGTGTTTGTGGTGATTGCTGCTGAGGGGATGATGGCCAGGGCGAAAGGGAATGCGGGGGACCATTTCGAAGGGCAGAAGAGAACTCTGTGGGAATCGGCTCGCAGGGCTGCCACGGTTCTTGGAGTCAAGGAGGTGGTCCATTTCGGTTTCCCTGACAATCGGATGGATGGGGTTGAACTCCTGGAAATCATCAGGAAGGTAGAAGAGAGCTTGGCTGCATATAATCCAGATATTGTCTATACTCATTATCACGGAGACCTCAACATTGATCACTCTATTCTATCTAAGGCCGTGGTAACTGCTACAAGGCCACTTCCACACAAACTAATCACGGAGATCTATGCCTTTGAGGTGCCATCTTCAACGGAATGGGCTTTCGGGCTGGACCATGCAGGGTTCAGGCCCAACCACTTCGTTGGGATTGAGAGTAGCCTGCAGAGGAAAATCGATGCCATGGCCTTCTATTCTACCGAAATCAGACCCTTTCCCCATCCCCGATCCCCGGAGGCGATCCGGGCCCTGGCCATGCGGAGGGGCGGCCAAGCGGGGTTAAAGGCGGCTGAGGCTTTTATGCTTTTGCGAAGGGTTCTCCCCGAAAAAGAGGAAAGAATTTCCAGCGATGAGGTAGATAATGATTACTCTCAGAAGAGCGGAACTCCGTGA
- a CDS encoding GNAT family N-acetyltransferase: MITLRRAELRDCRTIFNWRNHPEVRRHFFDPRRLSYEEHKKWFKSSLEKKDRFIFLAYRGDHAVGVLRFDILDEMPGTAEVDIYVAPDYQGRGLGKSILHEGERWVKKSGNIQKLVAKVKDENEASLRMFRACGFSVKYVLFEKFLIEEGEVHHLGP, from the coding sequence ATGATTACTCTCAGAAGAGCGGAACTCCGTGATTGCAGAACCATCTTTAACTGGCGCAATCACCCTGAAGTGAGGCGGCATTTCTTCGACCCTAGACGACTTAGTTACGAAGAACACAAGAAGTGGTTCAAATCGTCCCTTGAAAAGAAAGATAGGTTCATCTTTTTGGCTTACAGAGGCGATCATGCAGTGGGAGTCCTTCGTTTTGACATTTTGGATGAGATGCCTGGTACAGCAGAAGTCGATATCTATGTTGCCCCAGATTACCAAGGAAGAGGTTTGGGTAAGAGCATTCTCCATGAGGGAGAGAGATGGGTAAAGAAGAGTGGAAACATCCAAAAACTTGTGGCAAAGGTCAAGGATGAGAACGAGGCTTCCCTCAGGATGTTCAGAGCCTGTGGGTTCAGTGTCAAATATGTCCTTTTTGAAAAGTTCTTGATAGAAGAAGGGGAGGTTCATCACTTAGGTCCATGA